ATCCATTTATTGTAGTGGACGCCCCAGCGAAAGAAAACAGAATTAACCCCGAAATGGCCATCTCCCCCAGACTCCGATAACCCGTGCACACTTGAGCCATTCTCATTTTTTTGAAATATTTTCCACAGAGACTTTTCTCCCTCTCGGGAACATGTCAAAGTAAATAAAACATCACAGCGTTCACCCACCCACACCGTCCCGCAACACGAAACTGACAACCCCCATGAGCAGCAGTGATTCTTCTTCCACGACCTCTGAATTTGATGTTCTGATTAAAGGCGGCACCGTCATCGACGGAACCCGCGCCCCGCGCGTGACTGCCGACGTCGGCATCAAGGGGGACCAGATCGTCGCCCTGGGAGACCTTTCCTCTGCGAAGGGGGCCTTTGAGATCGACGCGACAGGAAAAATCGTCGCCCCCGGCTTCGTGGATGTCCACAATCACTCCGACAGCTGGCTCCTGAATACGCCGAACTTCCTCTCCAAAACATCGCAGGGATTCACAACGGAAGTCATCATGGCCGATGGCATCTCGTATGCCCCCGTCGACCGCTGCACTGCCGCCGACTGGATCTACTATCTGCAGTCACTCGACGGACTCTACCCCGAAGAATACACGGGCTGGGAATCGCTCGAAGAGTACATGAATCTGCTCGACGGCAGAAACGTGCAGAATGTGATGACCCACATCCCGTATGCCAATCTGCGTTCCATGCACTGCGGATTCGGACGCCAGCGGGTTGATGACTTCCAGATGAAACTGATCTGCAGCGAAGTCCGCAAGGGCATGGAAGCGGGCGCGGTGGGAATCTCAACCGGCCTCGATTACGTCGCCCAGTGCTTCTCGCCCACCGACGAACTGGTCGAAGCCTGCCAGGCGATGGCCGAATATGACGGCCTGTATGTCTCGCACATCCGCTACAAGAAATCGCTGATGCCCGCGATCGAGGAACTCGTCGAAATCGGCAAGCGGGCCGGCGTCAAGGTACACATCTCTCACATGAAGGGACAGCATCCGGGGCAGGCCGAAGAGGCACTCGAATACATTGACAAAGTCGCCCGCCACGAGGTTGATATTTCGTTCGACGTCTATCCCTATCAGCCCGGCTCCACCATGCTGCACTTCCTGCTTCCCTATGAAGTCTTCGAAGAGGGCCCCCGCAAGGCAGTCGAGAAACTGAAGCAGCCCGAAATGCAGCAGCGGTTCAAATACGGACTGGAGAACTACCTGCTCGACATCTCGGCCATTCAGATCGCCTGGGTCTTGACCGAAAAGAACAAGCAGCACCAGGGCAAAATGCTCAGCCAGTACGTGGAAGAAACAGGGCTTCCCAAAGAGGAAGCCCTGATCAAACTGCTGATCGAAGAAGAGATGGCCGTCCTGCTGGTGTTCAACATGGGCGATGACCGCCTGGTCGATCCCGTTCTGCAGCACGACCTGTATATGATGGGCACCGACGGCATCTACATGGACGGGGGCGTCATTCATCCCCGCCAGTTCGGTTCCGCCGCGCGAATCCTCGGCCCCTGTGTCAGGGACCACAAACTCTTCTCACTGGAAGATGCGGTTTATAAGCTCTCCGGTTGTGCCGCCCAGCGGTTCGGCATGGAAAAACGCAGCATCCTCAAACAGGGCAACTACGCGGACATCGTCGTCTTCGATCCCGAAACCATTCAGGATAACGCGACCTACACAGATCCGCAGCAGTATTCCACCGGTATGGAATATGTTCTCACCAACGGCGTGCCCATCGTACACAATAACCAGCCGCTGGATGTTAAATCCGAAACACTCCCCGGACGCTACGTCCGCTATCAGCCCAGGTAAGGCTGCAGGCGGGCCACGGTTTCCGGGCTGCGGTATTCGTTTTTACCGATCCCGTACGCGGCACCAACTCCAACCGCCTGTTCCTGGTACTCCGGAAAGTTGGAGACCAGCATCAGCGTGCAGGGCTTCACATCGGGCGTATTTTTGATGGTCTGCATCAGTTCGATACCGTCGCTGTAGTCCGCATCCAGTTTGCGATTGATCATCACCAGGTCGTAAGCGGTGGCTTTCAGCTTCTCAAGCGTATCCTGTTCCACGTCCGACTCATCGATCTGGACTTCGAAATGGGTATTCAGAAAACGGCTTAACGCACTGGCATCCGGCATACATTGCCCGACACTGAGTACTCGTTTCGTCATCGAAAGTTCCTCTCTCTCTTTATTTCTATTGTGATCTGATTTCTGGGATAGCGATTCTGATTGTGCTGCAATTTAACTGCACAAGCGGGATAGTTCGCGGATGGATTCCAGCGCGTCATCCACGTCCGGCACCTGCACTCCCGGCTCGCGACCGCTGTGGTCACATTCTTCCAGCAGCAGCAGGTCTTCATAATTTTCATTGGCCATCAGCCGTCGACGGGCCCGGGCGCCGATCGTCCCCGACCGGATCAGGTGGGCCTCCATGTGATGTTCGATCAACCAGGCAGTTCGATCTGTAATAAATCCTTCCAGGGCCTGCAAGCCTGCCTCGACATGATTCTTCGAATCGATGGCTTTGCCCACATCGTGCAGCAGTGCCGCGAGCTGAAATTCTTCGTCGTAAGGCAGTTCGTCACAGGCCAGATCATAAACCTGCAGACTGTGGTATAACGCGTCCCCCTCGGGGTGATATTTCTTTGACTGCTTCACCGCGGCCAGCGGCAGAAGCAGCATACGGTAAATCTGGAACCGGTCCACACTCTCCTCGACTTCTGCCAGCCTTTGATCCAGATCGATACCGGGATAATCCTGCTCCAGCAGTTGTTCGAACTCGGGCAGGGTGGCACGTTCAATCCGTTTCCCGGTAATCGAACATTTAAAGCCATAACTCGATTTCTCTGTGGGATAGAGCGTCAGCTCGACCGGATAGGTGTCCTGCACATGAATGTGTGTAAACACGCGTTCTTCCCCATGTTTCTTCACCGTCTTGTGCTCGACATGGTAAGGCGTCCCGTCTTCATCCAGCTGTGTCGTCACTGCTTCACAACTGTGCGAAAAGACATGGATATCAATATCCGATCCCTGCCGGATATGCCCGGTGAGAGTACTACCAATAATTTTGGGATGAAACGCCTTGAAGAGTCGCAGATAACGCAGGGCCTGCAGCCGCATCGCCAGCAGGTTTTCGGTTCGCGACTCCCCCTCGAATGTGCAGGCGAAACGCTGAATTTCGTCCCGGATTTCCCGGTTACTGGGGAGGTCGGATGGCTTGACCCAGCCCTGGCAGACCTTGCGGGCTGCTTTCATTTTGGCGCGATAGTACTCGGTTTCCTGACGGGAATACATCAGTCGGGCCGCCTCAAAGACGATCTGGCGGCGCATTTTGCTGGAATTCATTCAAAAATCGGTGAACTTTCTCACCGTCGAATCGAAGACACGCTGATTGGAAGATGTTACGGAATGACCTGACAGGCAGGTTCTTAGGAATTTTAGCCATCCTGCGACAAAAATCAATTTCGATTTAGGAGAAACTGCCCATAACGGCAATTCGCAGCTCTCATCAGGAAATTTTTCAGACCAGAGAACACCCCTGTAACGCCAGAAACCGGGGACCGCTGCTGCGCTGCCCCCGGTTTCCGTTGTTCGTTCAACGTGACTAATCGCCTAGTGCCTCCCGGCGGGCCTGTTCGGTCAGCTGATGCACTTTCGCAGCCACACGCTCTTCGACCGACTTCGCAAATGGACCGGGATAGGAAGAGTAAATCATCGCCCGGGCGCCTTCATAGCCTCCCTCTTTCAGGACCCGCAGGCTGGGCAGGTAACCGAAGACATGGTTCGAATAGCCGGCAACCCAGACAATCGGATCTGTCTCGCCCGCACCATGTCCCGACTTCAGCTCTTTCTGGAAGCGATGCGAATAATCGACCACGGTCTCACCGCAGACCGCCACCAGGGTCAGGTCTTTTCCCAACTGAACCACCTGCAGCGGAAAAGCATATTCGGTCTGAATGCCACCCCGTTCCTCCAGCTGGTCCAGCAATCGTGTCGCGTGACTGACCTCATACTTGTTGCCATTCTCTTTCTGCTTGAGCAGTTCTGCTTTCGAAGGGGGAGTCGCAAACTCCAGTTCCACATCGCCCATCGCCACGCCCAGAGGACCGTGAATCAGGCGAGGCTGTTTCACAGAGATAGCCGTCTCAACCGCATTGGCCAGCGCCCGTCCGTGCTGCTTCGCCAGGTCGAGCGTCCGTCGCGGGTAAGGGTTCTGATCCCCGCCACACCCCATCATGAACATCGCCACGGTTCCCGGGTGGTCAGCTTGTAGATATTCCTGGGCATAACCCGCGTAGTCACCACAGAACTGGTAGAAACTGAGCGTCGTATTGTGACAGGCATAACCAAACAGCACCGCCATCAGAGAACTGTCGGGCCGTTCGACCATCAGCACGGGCACCCGTTGATCGACGGGACCTTCGGGATGCGGGCTGTTGATCACGCCGTTCTCCGTAGGCAGGCGGCGGTTCATCGAAAAACCGGCGCGTCCATACGAATACTTGAGCACGGCTGGCTCCAGTTGGGGAAGGGCCTCCCCAATCGCAGCCACCAGTTTTCTCACCAGCTCCTGCGTATAAACCCGCGCCTGGGCACCACGATCGCCGCCCAGACCCCGGCGGGAAGCCTTCGATTCTCTCAGCTCCGGTCCGCAGTGCGTATGCGAGGCATTCATCAACAGTGCCGCCGCGGGAATCTGAAAATCTTCTTCCAGGCGGGCCGCAATCGGATCACGCAGAGCAGGGGTGATGCCGATCAGGTCGGTTGTGATCATCACCAGTTTCCTGCCACGGCTGTCTTCCAGAATCAGCAGCTTGGCGTAGAGATCATGTACTTTCCCCTTGGAAGGTTCTGTGCGGGCTGCATAACCGGCCATCCACATCGGTTTCTCGGGAGTAATCACCACCGACGCTGCTACGGCTTTCCATTCGGTCTGCTGTTTCGCTTCGGCTGCTGACAGGAGACAATTCTCCCCGACCGTCACGGTTCCCATCAGAATCAGGACCAACAGATAGCGGTGTATGTTATTCTTCATCGGATCTCCCTGCAGTATTTATCAAATGTATTGGATGTGGAGTCAGGCTCCACAGACCGGACAGTCGGAACGGCGCTGAATCCGGTTGCGGTGAAATGTCATGTCGCGCAGATCAAACATCAGCAGTTGATTGGCCAGCGTCTCGCCAAACCCGGCGAGCACTTTGATGGCCTCCATCGCCGCCATGCAGCCCACCGTTCCCGAAACCGCACCAAACACGGGAAACTCCCGTTTCCACGCGGGGGGATTATCGGGATACAGACAGGCCAGGCACCCGGTCTGACCGGGTAGAAAGGTCGTGATTTGTGCTTCGAGATCGTACATCGCGCACTCGATCAGTGGTTTCTGCTGCAGAACGGACTGGCGATTCATGGCATAACGCTCGGGGAAGAGCGGTGCACAGTCGACGATCAGATCTACCTGATCCACAATCCCTGCTGCATTCTCTTCTGAAATATTTTCCTGGATCGCCACGATCTCCAACCTTGGATTCAGTTCCTTCAATCGCCGCTCGGCGGATTCGACGCGTGGCTTTCCCAGCCAGTCATGCGTCATCAACAGCTGTCGGTTCAGATCGCTCGGTTTCACATTCCCGGCGTGAGCCAGGACCAGCTTGCCGACTCCCGCAGCCGCCAGTTCGTAAGCCACAACACTCCCCAAACCGCCACAACGTGAAACCAGCACCGACGCATTCTTCAGCTTCTCCTGCCCGGCTTCGCCGAACTCGGGCACCCAGATCTGCCACTCGTAAACGGCTCGTTCTTCATCTGTCAGGGGAGCGAAACCAGACATCATGTCTCCTTCAGGCTGAATTGCGTGAGGTCAGTTAAAAAGACGAGGATATCATCCTCCGGAGATCGGGGAAAGGATCGTGACGCTGTGATGCGGTTCCAAGGTCAGCGGTTCGTCCCACAGCACCTGTTCATTGGAAACAAACAAGAGCATGGAAGGATGCAGGGCCTCGCCGGCAGGGAACAGCAGTGGCTTTAATGAATCGGCCCGCGACTCAGCCACGGTCTTGACCAGTTCCTGCAGCGTCGTGCCCGCGGGGACTTCAAATTCTTCTCTTCCGACACCAGCCGCTTTTTTGACCTGGGCTGTATATTCGACCGCAATTTTCATGTTAGTGAGCTCTCGTGTCAGCTGGAGTTTCAGAAGTTTCCGTGGTCGGGCTGGCGACGGTTTTCTTCGGATTTCCGCCGGGCAGCATATTCAGCTTACCATTGTTGATCGTCAATTTCACATCTCCCAGACGTTCCGATTCGGAGATATTATGAGTGATGTGCAGCGCTGTCACACCGGTCACGTGCTGTACATTGATCAACAGATCACAGATTTCCCCGCGCGTATCTTCATCCAGCGCACTTAATGGTTCATCCAGGCATAAAATCGCGGGTCGGGCTGCCAGCGCGCGTCCCAGAGACACCCGTTGTGTCTCTCCACCGCTTAAGCCGTGTGGGGTCCGGTTCAACAATCCGGTGATACCCAGCAGGTTCGCGAGTTCATCGACGCGTTCGTCAATCTCGCGTTGCTTCCACTTACGGATTTCCAAAGCGAATGCCAGATTATCTTTGACCGTCATCGTATGGAACAGCACGCCTTCCTGAGGCACATATCCGATCTCACGCTCAGCCGGTTTGGCGTGCGTCATGTCTTTACCATTCAGAAAGACCTCGCCGGACTGCACTTTTTTCAGACCGCAGATCGTCTCCAGAATGGTGGTCTTCCCGCTCCCCGTTTTCCCCATCAGTACGGCGTAATGCCCCTGAGGAATTTCAAAGCTGACGTCGTTCAGCCGGAAGTCACCCACTTGTACACAAAGATGTTTTACCGAAATCATATTTCAACTTATCAGGCGAGCAGTGCCGCCGGTTCTCAAATCGTTTTCCAGTCGCGGTGCAGTGTACCGCCAAATTTTCTTTTATATCGCCGCCGAGCGTGTCAGACCAAACATGCGGGCAATCACCAGCACGATCAGGGCGGAAACGACCATAATCAGTGAAGCGGCTACGGCCCCCTCGATATTTCCCACGGTCAGTTCCAGAAACACGGTTGTCGGCAGCACCTCGGTTTTCATCCGGGTCGCCCCCGAAAAAATCAGAATCGGGCCAAATTCTCCCAGCGAGCGGGCCCACGCCAGGGTCGCTGCAGCCAGCAGACCCCGATAGGCCTGGGGAAAGACAACCCGCCAGAAAGCCTGTCCCCGGTTGCATCCCAGGGTTAACGCCACCTGTTCATAGCGGGGACCGATCTGGTCAAAAGTGACCCGCATCGTCCGCACGGCAAAGGCACAGGCCACCATGAACTGTGCAAGAATGATACTCGGAATTTCGTACGTCACCCCGATGGCGCGCCCAAACAGCACTTTCGTGATCTTGCGAATCAACTCATCCAGTGACTGTGTCTGGTCCGCGCCGGCCGCAGCAGCCGCCTTGTCATACACAATGCCAGACTTCGCCGCCACCATTTCATTCAGCCATTCAAACTGGGGTAACTGGATCTGAAACAGAATCAACAGACAAAGTCCGATGACCAGGGGAGGGAGCACGATTGGAATATCCAGAATCGCGTCGATCAGTGTCTTTCCCGGAAACTGATGCCGCGACATCAGGTAGCCAATAGGTACCGAGACCCAAAGCGAAAGCACAGTCGTAATCGCACAGGAAACCAGGCTCAACCAGATCGCATAGCGGATTTCCGGCTTCTGAAACGACCGCATGATATGACCGGGAGTCGTATACGTCGTCTCCGCAGCCAGCATGGCCACGATCAACAGAATGTAAACGGCACTGACGGCCACGAACACGGCATAAAAGGGGAGATCAGAACGCGACTTCCATGTGCGAGGAGGTTCTTCAGAATTCGACGCACTCATAGTGACTCCGGTGTAATCCGCCAGCGGAAGCCGATGGATTCGAAAATGCCACGCGAAGGCGTAGCGGTCAGTTTATCCACCAGTCGCTGCATCAGATTCGGATAATCGGTCGTTTTCAGAATTGCAATCGGCTGTTCAGCCAGGGGATCTCCCTCTTTGATCTCAATGATCTCGACTTTGTCTTTGACGTAAGGCAGATTCGCCCGGTAAACTATCGCAGCATCAAGCGAGCCGGTACGCAACTGATTGACCAGCAGATCTGCAGTCGGCGTATTGGTTTTGACATTGGGCTGTACCAGGTCATACAAATTTTGATCATCTTTTTTCAGGGAAGTCAGCAGCTTTTTCGTCAATGCGCCCAGGGCACTCTGCTCGTGATGCGCCAGGCCAACCCGCACATCCTTGCCGGCCAGATCATAGACGGACTTGATCTGCTTCGGGTTTCCTTTCTCGACGATCACCACCATATCGGTTTCCGCCACGGTGAGGGGAATGCTGAACTTGGGCTGCACCTGCACCATGTAAGAAGTATCACAGGCGAAGTACGCATCGGGACGTTGACCACTGTTGATCTGGCCCACCAGAATGCCACAGCCGTTAAACACCGTATTGATCGTCACCCCTTCGCGCTCCTCGAACTCTTTGAGCGTATCCTGAATCGCCAGCCGGTTCACACCGCCGCTGAACAGCAGGATGGTCGGATGTGGGTCCCACTTGTCACCTTTAACAGTCTCATATCCCAGTTCCGCAAACGCTTTCTGCCCCTTTTCGGGCGCCTGCAGATAACGGGCAAACATCAACGCTTCCCGGGGCTTTTCCGTAGAGGTCAACACGCCTACGGTTACATTCTTGATCGCTTCGGTGAACTCGGGCACATCCACCATATCTGCTTTTTCCGGATGCTGATTCACAGTCGCATCCCAGACAATCGCGGCATCAACGGCCCCCAGCATCACGTCGGTTGCAATTTCCGATACCGTCGGCTTAAACACCCGGGCTGACTTGGAAAGGGATTCCCATCTACCTTGTTTCGTCAGAACTTTTTTGGTCAATTTGCCAATCGAGGCGGCATCGGGATTCGCCAGAGCCACGGTGACATTCTCTTTGAGCAGATCATCGATCGACTTGATACCCTTCGGATTCCCTTTCTGCACCATGATCACCGGATGCATTCGGGCCACGCTCACAGCTTCATCGACCAACCCCTTTTCACGGGCAATCTCGATGTAGCTGGTATCGGCTGCCAGGTAGAGGTCTCCTTTTTTCGCCACCTGCAAATTGCTCAGCAGGGTTCCGGATCCGCCGTACTGCAGGTGAACCGGCATGCCAAATTCTTCTTCGGCAAATTGCGCTGCCATCGCGGCAACCGGCGGTTTGATCCCCGCGGCACAGTACATCAACAGGGCATTCTCTTCCGGATCAGCAGCAGAGTCACCACTTTTGGATTCGTCTGTCTGTGAACTGGCTGAGTCTGACTTTGTCGTAGACGACGAAGGAGTATCTTTAGGCGGCGTATAAACCAGCAGGACCAGCATGATCACCAGAAAGACGACCGAGCCGCCGGCGATCACCAGGCCTGACACTTTTCCGCTGCGGCCTGATTGAGAGCAGACCTGAATTCGGGGCTGAGGAGCGGGATGTTTCATTCTCTTGTCCTGTATACTGACTGAGCAAAATTGATTCTCAGGAGTTGACTAACGATTCACATTCTTGAGGAGTCACGAGGCGACCATCCCTGATCCCCAACACGCGTTGCGCCGACTGTACTGCCTGGTCATCGTGCGAGACCATCAAAACACAACCACCATCGGCGGCAAACTGACTGAGTGCGTTCAAGACAATAGTGGAGTTCTCGCTGTCCAGGTTACCTGTCGGCTCATCCGCGAGCAGAATTTTGGGCTGATGAAACAGGGCGCGGGCCAGTGCGACCCGCTGCTTTTCCCCGGTACTCAACTGGGCCGGGGTATGATGCAGACGCTGTTCCAGGCCAAATTGTTCAATCAATGCACGGGCCCGCTCCCGGGCCTGACTCCGAATTAATGCCAAGGCCGGCGTTAAGACGTTGTCCAGCACATTCAGGTAAGGCACGAGGTGGAACTGCTGAAACACAAAGCCCAGATGTTGTGAACGGAAACGGGCCCGTTGATCACTCGAAAGACGATACGGATTGGTCCCTTCAATCAGCACCTGGCCGGAATCGGGGCTGAGCAGTCCCCCCGCCATCAGCAACAGTGTCGACTTTCCACAGCCGCTGGGTCCCTGAATTGCTACGAACTCAGTCGCAGCGACAGTCAGGCTTACGCCGTCTACTGCCTGGACACGGCCCGGACCGGACTTGAATGATTTCGACAGTTGTTCCAGTTCAAGTAACATCGTGATGTAATCATCCTTCCTGGAGAATGGTGGCAGGATCCTGGCGGGACGCCAGCAGGGCAGGGATCCAACTGGAGAGACTCGACAGCAGGGGGGCGAACACCAGGCTCAACAATAACCAGCGTCCCGAAAAGAGGACCTGCGCCGGATCTGCAGCGGCAGGCAGGTCACCCCAGGTAACGCCGATCCAATAGCCCAGAAAATAGCCAATCAACGCCCCCACGAGGCCGATCAGCAGTGCTTTGATGATAAAGATTCCGAAGACCTGGGAGGAACGTACGCCAATCGCCCGCAGAATTCCGATCTCGGTCGCTCGACGGCGGACGTTTTCCAGTGAAAGGAAACCAATCCAGGCGCCACACCCCAGCACCACCAGAGGCACCAGGATCGCGGCGAAGCTCGCATGCCGTTCGATCAGTTTAATCCGATTGGCTTTTTCCTGCTCCAATGAAGCGACCGCAGTCGCAGCCGCCGTGTTGCGTGCTTCGGCGCGGGCCAGGGCTGGTGGGCCACGTTCGATGATCTGGGTGCCGGGCAGAATCTCAGCCACATCTTTGCGGATTTCTGCGACTCGATCTTCGGTAGCACAGTTACATTCCAGAGCCAGAATGGCATTCAGCAGATTTTCCATACCCAGCAGTTGCTGTGCTTCTTTGAGATTGATCCAGACGGTACTGTCGTCGGCGTTCCCCCGTTCGGGGAAGACTTTGGCGACCTTGAACCCTTTGCCCATCAGCTGGACTTCGTCGCCCGCTTTGAGACCAGTTTTCTTCTGTACCTGATATCCCAGCACCATTGCCCCTGCAGGCACGGGTTGCTGTAGTGGTTTCTTCAGAGCCCGGTGCAACTGGGGCACTTCACCGCGGGTGCCGGTGAGAATGATATCCAGTTCCTTTTCGGGCCAGGTCACCTTCTTCGCCACCATCGGCAGCATGTGGTTGATGGTGACGATTTTCGATTCGGACAGCTTCCGCATATTGTCCTCGGGCATCGTTCCCGAGACAACGCCGGTCAGGTGAAATTCTTCAAGGTCCTGGTCGGCAGGGAGGATCAGAATATTAAACCCGAGCCCCTTGGTAATCTTCCGCATCGCGTCTTTCAGTTCGGCTCCTGCCTGTTTGACCTCGTCTTCCTTCTGCTGCAGAATCAGGGCGGTTTGAATTTCCTCCGCCTGCAGCAGAGTCAGGGCGGCAATCAGACAGCCGACCGCAACGATCACCGACAGCAGCCCCAGTAGAAAATTCATTTTCCGGTGCTGCATTTCCTGAAGAATCAGATGAAAAATTGACATAATGCCCGCTCTTGATTTCCTGATGGAGTGAAGGATTCAGATACAGATCTGAAATTTCAACTCTCTGATTTACGTCCCATAACGATGTAGCTCGCAGCCAGCACGATCACGATTGCCAGCACAGCCAGGATCGAAAGATTCCGTAACAGCGAGCTACTCTGAGCCGCTTCTGTGGTTCCCGCAGCAGGGAGCTCGGTTGTACCTGCATCAGCGGAATCACTCTCCTGCGTCTGGACTTTCGTTTCGGCCTTAGCCGGTTCCGCCTGAGCGGTCTGTTCTGCAGAAACGCTCTCTGTTTTCGGTGTCGCCTGATCCGATTTCTGTTCTTTTTCTTTCGACATCGACAGCCCCTGTGCTGCATCAGCTCCCTGTTTTGAGAAGCTGGTCAGTCCGGTCAGGTCGGGAATCTCTTTTTCTTCCTGGGGAGTAGGTGTCACCAGTTTCTCCCAGTTGACCGCCATCAGCAGGTCGGTCCCCGGATTCTGGTCTTTCACCTGGCAGGTGCAGGGCCCCGTCAGATCCCGACAGGCCTGCTCGATGGTCCCGGGATTGATGCCTTTGCCGATCAGAGCATACAGCACGCGCCCACGACCAAACACCGGCAGTGCCATCGGTTCGTCGCTGAACTCATGCAGGTCGTTTTCGGTGGCGATCAGCATCCGGGTGAAATAGTCTTCTGCCGCCTCTTTGCGAGACAAGGTTTCCACGCTGAATTTAAGCTTGAGGCTCTCCGGTGCGACGCTGACCAGTCCCTGTTCAATATCAGCCTGTTCGATTTCTGGGAGTTTGAGTGTCTTTTCCATCCGCTTCAGTTCGGCTTTGAGCTGCTCCAGTGCGGCCTTGTCCTGTTCCGCGTCACCAGATTCCAGAAAGACCCAGACCGCGGTCTGACCGTTAATCAGCTGTTTGGCAATCTTTTGACGCAAGGGAGAATCGATGAGCCGCGAGACGTTTTCTTCGGTCAGTTCTCCCGACCAGAAGCCCACCGGTACCGGAGCGGGCAGGGGAGTCCGCATGACCAGCAGAGGCAATGTCTGGGAATCCTGTCGCTTCCAGAGTTCCAGATCCTGTGGTGCCGGGTCGGCATCCAGGTCGACCAGTTTCAGTTCAACATTCGCTGACTGCCGGGCGACAGCCCCCTCCCTGGCAAACAGATCGACGACACGCTGTTGTTCCGGTTGAAGCGGACCGCGGTGAAACACGACGGCGCTGTATTGATCTGCGGGCCAGCGTTCGAGCGCGTACCGAAATACGGGAACGGAACAGGCCCAGATGACAGAAGTCGTTAACAGGGCGCTTAGCAGAGTCAATGGTGTTAATAACCGTCTCATGCAATCACCTTTCGAGGAGGGGGTCAGGTCGGGCGGGTTGCTATCGGGAAATCATTCACCGTATTCAGCTTAAGTGCTGACCACGTAAATTCAATCCAGCACATAATATGATGACAAATTGTGTGGTAAATGTGAAGAAAAGATGATTTCATTAGGAAACTTTTCTGAGAACAGGTTTTCCGCCTGAAAACGGGAGAAATTATGTGCATCTCAACTTCCTCCGTTTCTCTCCAAAGCGCATAAACAAAGACAGGCATCCCGCTCATCTTCAGAATACCTGTCTTTTTCTGTTTCTCATTCCCGGTCCAGTCCACTGAACGGGACCGGTAACGGCTCACTTCTTCTTGCCAGTCAGTTTCAGTTCGATCGGCTGCCCCGGTTCGACTTTCACCTGCAGTTCTGAATTGTCTTTGCTCGAGTATTTCGCGGGCAACGACTCCGTGGCCGGGGATTCAATCGGAGGGGTATCGTCTCCTTCCGGTACGGGTGTACCATCGGGCATCAGACGGTAACTGACGGCCACACGATAGGTGCCCGCCGGTAAACCTTCGCCGCCCCGAAAATAAACCACTTCAAATTTGCCTCCCTCTTTGGATCGCCCCTGCCCCCCCACGCCGGGGGTGCTTTCAATGGGCATAAAGAAAAGGTCTGCATTTTCCAGTGGTTCTTCATTGAGCAGAACCACCCCGGTGACGGGACCAAGTTCCGGCCCCTCAGGTTTGCCACCGCAGCCAACACAGAAACTGCACATCAGCAACATGGCTCCCAGAGCCGTACGCTTCCCTGGAATAAGTCTCATGAAGTACCTCACGCTAGAATTTTAAACTCAGGTTGTAACTTAGAACTAGGGAATTTCGACGACGAAACCGTCTGAAATGGTTCCCAGTCGTCTCAA
This genomic stretch from Gimesia sp. harbors:
- a CDS encoding FtsX-like permease family protein produces the protein MSIFHLILQEMQHRKMNFLLGLLSVIVAVGCLIAALTLLQAEEIQTALILQQKEDEVKQAGAELKDAMRKITKGLGFNILILPADQDLEEFHLTGVVSGTMPEDNMRKLSESKIVTINHMLPMVAKKVTWPEKELDIILTGTRGEVPQLHRALKKPLQQPVPAGAMVLGYQVQKKTGLKAGDEVQLMGKGFKVAKVFPERGNADDSTVWINLKEAQQLLGMENLLNAILALECNCATEDRVAEIRKDVAEILPGTQIIERGPPALARAEARNTAAATAVASLEQEKANRIKLIERHASFAAILVPLVVLGCGAWIGFLSLENVRRRATEIGILRAIGVRSSQVFGIFIIKALLIGLVGALIGYFLGYWIGVTWGDLPAAADPAQVLFSGRWLLLSLVFAPLLSSLSSWIPALLASRQDPATILQEG
- a CDS encoding ABC transporter permease, translating into MSASNSEEPPRTWKSRSDLPFYAVFVAVSAVYILLIVAMLAAETTYTTPGHIMRSFQKPEIRYAIWLSLVSCAITTVLSLWVSVPIGYLMSRHQFPGKTLIDAILDIPIVLPPLVIGLCLLILFQIQLPQFEWLNEMVAAKSGIVYDKAAAAAGADQTQSLDELIRKITKVLFGRAIGVTYEIPSIILAQFMVACAFAVRTMRVTFDQIGPRYEQVALTLGCNRGQAFWRVVFPQAYRGLLAAATLAWARSLGEFGPILIFSGATRMKTEVLPTTVFLELTVGNIEGAVAASLIMVVSALIVLVIARMFGLTRSAAI
- a CDS encoding ABC transporter ATP-binding protein — encoded protein: MLLELEQLSKSFKSGPGRVQAVDGVSLTVAATEFVAIQGPSGCGKSTLLLMAGGLLSPDSGQVLIEGTNPYRLSSDQRARFRSQHLGFVFQQFHLVPYLNVLDNVLTPALALIRSQARERARALIEQFGLEQRLHHTPAQLSTGEKQRVALARALFHQPKILLADEPTGNLDSENSTIVLNALSQFAADGGCVLMVSHDDQAVQSAQRVLGIRDGRLVTPQECESLVNS
- the modA gene encoding molybdate ABC transporter substrate-binding protein; the encoded protein is MKHPAPQPRIQVCSQSGRSGKVSGLVIAGGSVVFLVIMLVLLVYTPPKDTPSSSTTKSDSASSQTDESKSGDSAADPEENALLMYCAAGIKPPVAAMAAQFAEEEFGMPVHLQYGGSGTLLSNLQVAKKGDLYLAADTSYIEIAREKGLVDEAVSVARMHPVIMVQKGNPKGIKSIDDLLKENVTVALANPDAASIGKLTKKVLTKQGRWESLSKSARVFKPTVSEIATDVMLGAVDAAIVWDATVNQHPEKADMVDVPEFTEAIKNVTVGVLTSTEKPREALMFARYLQAPEKGQKAFAELGYETVKGDKWDPHPTILLFSGGVNRLAIQDTLKEFEEREGVTINTVFNGCGILVGQINSGQRPDAYFACDTSYMVQVQPKFSIPLTVAETDMVVIVEKGNPKQIKSVYDLAGKDVRVGLAHHEQSALGALTKKLLTSLKKDDQNLYDLVQPNVKTNTPTADLLVNQLRTGSLDAAIVYRANLPYVKDKVEIIEIKEGDPLAEQPIAILKTTDYPNLMQRLVDKLTATPSRGIFESIGFRWRITPESL